The following are encoded in a window of Dioscorea cayenensis subsp. rotundata cultivar TDr96_F1 chromosome 16, TDr96_F1_v2_PseudoChromosome.rev07_lg8_w22 25.fasta, whole genome shotgun sequence genomic DNA:
- the LOC120278474 gene encoding uncharacterized protein LOC120278474 codes for MNATAAVKEVFDKVKNDSNDVTYLMLATMSSELQKQFVDMEAYDIMVHLKEMMAQGTSVSAHVLKMKGYIDMLEKPDAPIQKKLMVDLFLRSLADSYDQFVMNYNIHGMDKTFAKLHRMLKNAEQSIKKSILVLTILKDKDKSGNRKGKAKFKPKEKVGP; via the exons ATGAATGCTACTGCTGCTGTTAAAGAGGTATTCGACAAGGTGAAGAATGACTCTAATGATGTTACCTACCTCATGCTGGCCACCATGAGTTCAGAATTGCAAAAGCAGTTCGTGGATATGGAGGCTTATGATATTATGGTGCATCTTAAGGAAAT GATGGCTCAGGGCACTTCAGTAAGTGCCCATGTGCTCAAGATGAAGGGGTATATTGATATGCTCGAGAAACCTGATGCGCCGATCCAAAAGAAACTTATGGTGGATCTTTTCTTAAGGTCCTTGGCAGATAGTTATGATCAGTTTGTCATGAACTATAACATTCATGGTATGGATAAGACATTTGCCAAGCTGCATAGGATGCTTAAAAATGCTGAGCAGAGTATCAAGAAATCTATCCTGGTGCTTACGATACTGAAGGACAAGGACAAGAGTGGAAATAGGAAGGGTAAAGCCAAGTTCAAGCCCAAGGAGAAGGTTGGACCTTAA
- the LOC120278473 gene encoding uncharacterized protein LOC120278473 — MDDALIDAYLHQQTMGNRVGGTFTTHALENIVNEVRSKFLDKPIDKERAQNRMKNIKRAFIRCYDIFKNGMNGMSGFAWNPTSEMWHAESEVWQHLIEAKPEAVEWMNKRVRNYEKLVQLYGQDRATGVQAETASEMRRRRRNEINSSGNTIDEIDLLVSQNTVNLENLGESPNTHEHDNEGQDEASPMATNQQSQTQAPSSSRHKKNKGMNNDDDNGDKVATVIEIVADALLQSTNMLVQASTTDPTKDYDVWGMLKDLGISHPILGKAYRFLIKDSKLLEGLIRCPIKERKALLLSWLDYDDDPQQ, encoded by the exons ATGGATGATGCTTTGATTGATGCGTACTTGCATCAACAAACAATGGGAAATAGAGTTGGTGGAACATTCACCACACATGCATTGGAGAACATAGTAAATGAAGTGAGAAGTAAATTTTTGGATAAGCCAATAGACAAAGAAAGAGCTCAAAACcggatgaaaaatataaaacgaGCTTTTATAAGGTGCTATGACATTTTCAAGAATGGAATGAACGGAATGAGCGGGTTTGCATGGAATCCAACTAGCGAAATGTGGCATGCTGAGTCTGAAGTATGGCAACATTTAATTGAG GCCAAACCAGAAGCTGTTGAATGGATGAATAAAAGGGTAAGAAATTATGAGAAACTTGTTCAACTTTATGGACAGGATCGGGCAACTGGGGTACAAGCGGAGACTGCATCAGAAATGAGGAGACGGAGGCGAAATGAAATAAATTCTTCAGGAAACACAATAGACGAAATTGATTTGTTAGTTTCACAGAACACAGTGAATTTAGAGAATTTGGGTGAAAGTCCAAATACTCATGAGCATGACAACGAAGGGCAAGATGAAGCATCACCAATGGCTACAAATCAACAATCACAAACTCAAGCTCCAAGTTCATCTAGGCACAAGAAGAATAAAGGAATGaataatgatgatgacaatGGTGACAAAGTGGCTACAGTGATTGAGATAGTAGCTGATGctcttcttcaatcaaccaACATGTTAGTTCAAGCATCTACCACAGATCCTACCAAAGATTATGATGTTTGGGGTATGCTCAAAGATTTAGGGATCTCACACCCTATTCTTGGAAAAGCTTACAGGTTTCTCATCAAAGATTCTAAGTTATTGGAAGGTTTAATTAGATGTCCAATAAAGGAACGCAAGGCTTTACTGTTGAGTTGGTTGGATTATGATGATGACCCACAACAATGA